CGTTCCGATTTTTTCACCCCTGCCAGGTAATCATAGACACGCAGCCCAAGACTTGTCGAAAATGGACCAAAATTACCTCCCTGATGGAACGGGAGCATCATCCACTCTGGTGTGGTTACGTGAGGACCATTTTCGTACACGATTTCACGTTCTTTCCCTACTTCTGCCACCATTTTAACTTCGAAATTCTTAAGGTAACGAAGACCTCCATGGACAAGCTTCGTGGATCGGCTGGAAGTACCAGCTGCGTAATCCTGCATTTCAACTACTGTTGTTTTCAGTCCTCGGCTGGCTGCATCGAGAGCAATTCCAGATCCAGTAATGCCGCCGCCAATGACAAGGACATCCCAATCTTCTTGGGTGAGTTTATCAAAATGTGATGTTCTCTCATAACTTGAGAAGGGTTTCATGTTATCTCTCCTTATTTCGTTGGGCTTCATTAATGTTACCATCTTCTGCTACGTTTATTCCCCATTATTCGAGGAAATATGTGTGCAATTACCTATTGAGACAGAATCTTTAGCCGGATACAAAAAAAAGAGACCACGAGCAGCTTTATGCTATATACATAAAGGATCGTGGTCTCTCCATATCTCCGACCGATTGAATTAACTTGTATGGCTATTATATCAGATTGTACCCAGAAGTCAAAAATCAGTCTTGCTTAAAGACTCGTGTAGCCTCCACAGCTTTTTGCCAGCCTTTGTAAAGATCCTCTCGTTTCTCTTTCTTCATAGCAGGTTCAAATTCACGCTCTATTTTCCACTGATTCGCAATGTCTTCACGGGTTTCCCAGAATCCAACAGCAAGACCAGCAAGATAGGCAGACCCAAGAGCCGTCGTTTCGTTTACTTCAGGGCGTTCAACTGTAACGTCAAGCAGATCGCTCTGGAACTGCATTAACAAGTTATTTTTTACGGCTCCTCCGTCTACGCGAAGTTTTTTGAGTTCAATGCCAGAGTCCTCTATCATAGCGTCCACAACATCCTTCGTCTGATAAGCCAAAGATTCAAGTGTAGCCCTCACAAAATGAGCTTTTGATGTGCCCCGTGTAAGGCCAAACACAGCACCCCTGGCATCACTATCCCAGTAAGGTGTTCCTAAACCGACGAATGCCGGAACGACATAGACGCCCTCTGTATTATTAACTTTTCCAGCAATCTCTTCACTTTGAGGAGCATCTTCGATCATTTGAAGACCATCCCTCAGCCACTGAATCGCTGATCCTGAAACAAATATACTGCCTTCTAAAGCGTACTCAACTTTTCCGTCAATCCCCCAGGCAAGAGTAGTGAGAAGTCCATTATCAGATTTAACGGCTTCCTCTCCCGTGTTCATTAACATAAATCCACCTGTGCCATAAGTGTTTTTAGCCATTCCTTTTTCAAAACAGGCTTGGCCGAATAAAGCGGCCTGTTGATCTCCAGCAATCCCGGCGATAGGAACTTCTTTTCCGTAAAAATGATAGTCAACGGTATGAGCATAAATTTCCGAAGACGGTTTGACCTCTGGAAGCATGCTTTTTGGCACACCCAGGATGTCGAGCAGTTCATCATCCCATTTTAAGTCAAAGATATTGTACATGAGAGTACGGGAAGCATTCGAATAATCTGTAACGTGAGCATTTTTC
The Halobacillus halophilus DSM 2266 DNA segment above includes these coding regions:
- the glpK gene encoding glycerol kinase GlpK translates to MEKYILSIDQGTTSSRAILFNHKGEIVETGQKEFEQHFPKPGWVEHDANEIWTSVLACIADVLRRADIDPGQVAGIGITNQRETTVVWDRNTGKPIYKAIVWQSRQTQSICNELREQGLNDTFRDKTGLLLDPYFAGTKVKWILDHVDGAREKAENGDLMFGTIDTWLIYKLSGKNAHVTDYSNASRTLMYNIFDLKWDDELLDILGVPKSMLPEVKPSSEIYAHTVDYHFYGKEVPIAGIAGDQQAALFGQACFEKGMAKNTYGTGGFMLMNTGEEAVKSDNGLLTTLAWGIDGKVEYALEGSIFVSGSAIQWLRDGLQMIEDAPQSEEIAGKVNNTEGVYVVPAFVGLGTPYWDSDARGAVFGLTRGTSKAHFVRATLESLAYQTKDVVDAMIEDSGIELKKLRVDGGAVKNNLLMQFQSDLLDVTVERPEVNETTALGSAYLAGLAVGFWETREDIANQWKIEREFEPAMKKEKREDLYKGWQKAVEATRVFKQD